One Brachybacterium aquaticum genomic region harbors:
- the gap gene encoding type I glyceraldehyde-3-phosphate dehydrogenase, with amino-acid sequence MTVKVGINGFGRIGRNFLRAALEQNADIEIVGVNDLTDNAALANLIKYDSIGGVLPVEVSYDENSITVGDNTFRAFAERDPKNIPWGEIGADIVVESTGIFTDAEKAKAHIEAGAKKVIISAPAKNEDGTFVIGVNEGDYDPEKHHIISNASCTTNSLAPVAKVLNDEFGIVKGLMTTIHAYTSDQVLQDGPHRDPRRARAAALNIVPTTTGAAKAVALVLPKLKGKLDGYSLRVPVPTGSITDLTFEASREVTIEEINAAVKKAAEGPLKGVLRYTEDPIVSKDIEGDPHSSIFDSQLTKVNGNLVKVFAWYDNEWGFSNRMVELSLLVGKSL; translated from the coding sequence TTGACCGTCAAGGTTGGTATCAACGGATTCGGCCGCATCGGCCGCAACTTCCTGCGCGCCGCTCTCGAGCAGAACGCCGACATCGAGATCGTCGGTGTGAACGACCTCACCGACAACGCGGCCCTCGCGAACCTCATCAAGTACGACTCCATCGGCGGCGTCCTGCCCGTCGAGGTGTCCTACGACGAGAACTCCATCACCGTCGGTGACAACACCTTCCGCGCGTTCGCCGAGCGCGACCCGAAGAACATCCCGTGGGGCGAGATCGGCGCGGACATCGTCGTCGAGTCCACCGGCATCTTCACCGACGCCGAGAAGGCCAAGGCCCACATCGAGGCCGGCGCCAAGAAGGTCATCATCTCCGCTCCGGCGAAGAACGAGGACGGCACCTTCGTGATCGGTGTGAACGAGGGCGACTACGACCCCGAGAAGCACCACATCATCTCCAACGCGTCCTGCACCACCAACAGCCTCGCCCCCGTGGCCAAGGTGCTCAACGACGAGTTCGGCATCGTCAAGGGCCTGATGACCACCATCCACGCCTACACGTCGGACCAGGTGCTCCAGGACGGCCCGCACCGCGACCCGCGTCGTGCCCGCGCCGCCGCCCTGAACATCGTCCCCACCACCACCGGTGCGGCCAAGGCCGTGGCGCTGGTGCTGCCCAAGCTGAAGGGCAAGCTGGACGGCTACTCGCTGCGCGTTCCGGTCCCCACCGGCTCGATCACCGACCTCACCTTCGAGGCGTCCCGCGAGGTGACCATCGAGGAGATCAACGCCGCGGTGAAGAAGGCCGCCGAGGGCCCGCTCAAGGGTGTTCTGCGCTACACCGAGGACCCGATCGTCTCGAAGGACATCGAGGGCGACCCGCACTCCTCGATCTTCGACTCGCAGCTCACCAAGGTGAACGGCAACCTGGTCAAGGTCTTCGCCTGGTACGACAACGAGTGGGGCTTCTCGAACCGCATGGTGGAGCTCTCGCTCCTCGTGGGCAAGTCCCTCTGA
- the tpiA gene encoding triose-phosphate isomerase yields MTTRTPLMAGNWKMNLDWKQALALVEELGEQLKSVDTTKVETVVLPPFVDLRTVQVAVDAGKLPIAYGAQDISEHESGAYTGEVSGAMLKALGATYVAVGHSERRQYHGEDEKVTNAKVKAAFASGLVPILCVGEPLEERQAGKHVEYTLAQLEGGIEGLTAEQAKTIVIAYEPVWAIGTGEVATPDDAQEVCAAIRDALRALHGDEVADAVRVLYGGSVKSSNVAELMERADVDGALVGGASLKAEEFAKIAGFQG; encoded by the coding sequence GTGACCACCCGCACCCCGCTCATGGCGGGCAACTGGAAGATGAACCTCGACTGGAAGCAGGCCCTCGCCCTCGTCGAGGAGCTCGGCGAGCAGCTGAAGTCGGTCGACACCACCAAGGTCGAGACCGTCGTGCTGCCGCCCTTCGTGGACCTGCGCACCGTCCAGGTCGCTGTCGACGCGGGCAAGCTGCCCATCGCCTACGGCGCCCAGGACATCTCCGAGCACGAGTCAGGTGCCTACACCGGCGAGGTCTCCGGCGCGATGCTCAAGGCCCTCGGCGCGACCTACGTCGCCGTCGGCCACTCCGAGCGCCGCCAGTACCACGGCGAGGACGAAAAGGTCACGAACGCCAAGGTGAAGGCCGCCTTCGCCTCCGGTCTCGTCCCGATCCTCTGCGTCGGCGAGCCGCTCGAGGAGCGCCAGGCCGGCAAGCACGTCGAGTACACCCTCGCCCAGCTCGAGGGCGGCATCGAGGGCCTCACCGCCGAGCAGGCGAAGACGATCGTCATCGCCTACGAGCCCGTGTGGGCCATCGGCACCGGCGAGGTCGCCACGCCCGACGACGCCCAGGAGGTGTGCGCCGCGATCCGCGACGCGCTGCGGGCCCTGCACGGCGACGAGGTCGCCGACGCGGTGCGCGTCCTCTACGGCGGCAGCGTGAAGTCCTCCAACGTCGCCGAGCTCATGGAGCGCGCCGACGTGGACGGCGCCCTCGTGGGCGGCGCCTCGCTGAAGGCCGAGGAGTTCGCCAAGATCGCGGGTTTCCAGGGCTGA
- the whiA gene encoding DNA-binding protein WhiA, whose product MALTGEAKEELSHLEVTRPSARKAEAAAMLRFAGGLHLVAGRVVVEAELDSAAVARRLHGIIADMYGHRADLAVLAPSGIRRTTRYIVRVDREGGMLARQTGLLDARGRPVRGMPPFVVGGALVDAEAAWRGAFLARGTLTEPGRSSALELSCPGPEVALAMVGAARRLGVASKAREARGADRVVLRDGDAISALLSRMGAHETVKAWEERRTTREVKATAHRLANFDDANLRRSARAAVAAGQRVQRAMEILGDDVPEHLQAAGRLRLEHRQASLEELGRLADPPLTKDAVAGRIRRLLATADKRAEELGIPGTDHGVDEDQLPASPDAGR is encoded by the coding sequence ATGGCGCTCACGGGTGAGGCGAAGGAGGAGCTGAGCCACCTCGAGGTGACCCGCCCCTCCGCCCGCAAGGCGGAGGCCGCGGCGATGCTGCGCTTCGCCGGGGGACTGCACCTGGTGGCCGGGCGCGTGGTGGTCGAGGCGGAGCTGGACTCCGCCGCCGTCGCGCGCCGACTGCACGGCATCATCGCCGACATGTACGGGCACCGCGCCGACCTGGCCGTGCTCGCCCCCTCCGGCATCCGCCGCACCACCCGCTACATCGTGCGGGTGGATCGCGAGGGCGGGATGCTCGCCCGCCAGACGGGCCTGCTCGATGCCCGCGGCCGTCCCGTGCGCGGGATGCCCCCCTTCGTGGTCGGCGGGGCGCTCGTGGACGCCGAGGCCGCCTGGCGCGGCGCCTTCCTCGCCCGCGGCACCCTCACCGAGCCCGGGCGCTCCAGCGCGCTCGAGCTGTCCTGCCCCGGCCCCGAGGTGGCACTGGCGATGGTGGGTGCGGCCCGCCGGCTCGGCGTCGCCTCCAAGGCGCGCGAGGCCCGCGGCGCGGACCGTGTGGTGCTGCGCGACGGCGATGCGATCTCCGCGCTGCTCTCCCGCATGGGCGCCCACGAGACCGTGAAGGCGTGGGAGGAGCGCCGCACCACCCGCGAGGTCAAGGCCACCGCGCACCGGCTGGCGAACTTCGACGACGCGAACCTGCGCCGCTCCGCGCGGGCCGCGGTCGCCGCTGGGCAGCGCGTCCAGCGCGCGATGGAGATCCTCGGCGACGACGTCCCCGAGCATCTGCAGGCCGCCGGTCGGCTCCGTCTGGAGCACCGTCAGGCGAGCCTCGAGGAGCTCGGACGGCTCGCGGATCCGCCGCTGACCAAGGACGCCGTCGCAGGTCGGATCCGTCGGCTCCTGGCCACGGCCGACAAGCGCGCGGAGGAGCTCGGGATCCCCGGGACCGACCACGGAGTGGACGAGGACCAACTACCCGCGTCACCCGACGCCGGACGTTGA
- the secG gene encoding preprotein translocase subunit SecG gives MDLPLLKLILQILLAVLGLITIMLVLLHKGRGGGLSDMFGGGVSSSASASGVAERNLNRLTVTMAVLWGASAVGLGIIERFL, from the coding sequence GTGGATCTCCCTCTTCTGAAGCTCATCCTTCAGATCCTGCTGGCCGTGCTCGGCCTGATCACGATCATGCTCGTGCTCCTGCACAAGGGTCGCGGCGGTGGCCTGTCGGACATGTTCGGCGGCGGCGTGTCCTCCTCCGCGAGCGCTTCGGGCGTGGCGGAGCGGAACCTGAACCGCCTCACCGTCACCATGGCGGTGCTCTGGGGCGCGTCCGCCGTGGGCCTGGGGATCATCGAGCGCTTCCTCTGA
- a CDS encoding gluconeogenesis factor YvcK family protein has translation MSIAPRGPRHRLRSTDRSATARRGGREAPQRPVRVVALGGGHGLAANLRALRLLTDDITAVVTVADNGGSSGRIRTEMPVLPPGDLRMALAALCEDSEWGSIWGDVIQHRFATDGDLDGHALGNLMIVALWQILDDPIEGLDQMAELLGARGRVLPMALDPLDIEARVRSADGTVRTVSGQYEVATAEGRVEDVHLIPPRPRVPQEVLDALAQADWIIVGPGSWYTSVLPHLMIPEIAEAIAKSPAHRCITTNLSVGSQEAEGMTSLDMLEVLLGRAENCRFDALLADPTTLDDALDLAEALQARGIRTLLRQVSVGDGTPRHDPVRLAAAYRDLFDDLYGDVEPEAPTTTTQEDSHGAHG, from the coding sequence ATGAGCATCGCCCCCCGAGGTCCCCGCCACCGCCTGCGCAGCACCGACCGCTCCGCGACCGCCCGCCGCGGCGGCCGCGAGGCCCCGCAGCGCCCGGTCCGCGTCGTCGCCCTCGGCGGCGGGCACGGCCTGGCCGCGAACCTGCGCGCGCTGCGCCTGCTGACCGACGACATCACCGCCGTGGTCACCGTCGCCGACAACGGCGGCTCCTCCGGCCGCATCCGCACCGAGATGCCCGTGCTGCCGCCCGGCGACCTCCGCATGGCCCTGGCCGCCCTGTGCGAGGACTCCGAATGGGGCTCGATCTGGGGCGATGTCATCCAGCACCGCTTCGCCACCGACGGCGACCTCGACGGCCATGCGCTCGGCAACCTCATGATCGTCGCGCTCTGGCAGATCCTCGACGACCCCATCGAGGGCCTTGACCAGATGGCCGAGCTGCTCGGCGCACGCGGGCGCGTGCTGCCGATGGCGCTGGACCCGCTGGACATCGAGGCGCGGGTGCGATCGGCCGACGGGACGGTGCGCACCGTGTCCGGTCAGTACGAGGTCGCCACCGCCGAGGGCCGCGTCGAGGACGTGCACCTGATCCCGCCCCGCCCGCGCGTGCCCCAGGAGGTGCTGGACGCCCTGGCGCAGGCCGACTGGATCATCGTCGGCCCCGGCTCCTGGTACACCTCCGTGCTGCCGCACCTGATGATCCCCGAGATCGCCGAGGCGATCGCGAAGAGCCCCGCCCACCGCTGCATCACCACGAACCTCTCGGTCGGCTCGCAGGAGGCCGAGGGGATGACGAGCCTGGACATGCTCGAGGTGCTGCTGGGGCGGGCGGAGAACTGCCGCTTCGACGCGCTGCTGGCCGATCCGACCACCCTGGACGACGCCCTGGACCTCGCCGAGGCGTTGCAGGCCCGGGGGATACGCACCCTGCTGCGCCAGGTCAGCGTGGGCGACGGCACTCCGCGGCACGACCCCGTGCGCCTCGCCGCCGCCTATCGTGACCTGTTCGACGACCTTTACGGCGACGTGGAGCCCGAGGCTCCGACCACGACCACCCAGGAGGACTCGCATGGCGCTCACGGGTGA
- the uvrC gene encoding excinuclease ABC subunit UvrC, whose translation MADPSTYRPATSTIPTRPGVYRFRDEHGRVIYVGKAKNLRQRLVNYFQDLSVLHERTRRMVTTAASVEWTVVGTEVEALTLEYTWIKEFDPRFNVKFRDDKSYPYLVLTMGEKVPRVHITRRPRAKGDRTFGPYPQVGAIRETLDLMLRVFPVRSCSAGVYRRAERSGRPCLLGFIGKCSAPCTGEISEEEHRQLAEQFADFMAGNTSKYTRRIEQRMRAAAAAMDYETAASLRDDLQALEKVMEKNSVVLSDATDADLIALAQDELEASVQVFHVRGGRIRGQRGWTAEILDESAAPDLVERALTTLYTEGDAPKEVLVPVLPTNLAQVRELLGPRTDLRVPQRGEKKDLLITVGENATEALRLHRLKRTGDLTARTKALEDLGEALGMAEPPLRIECFDISHSQGTNVVGSQVVFEDGLPKKSEYRRYSVSGAAARDDTASMYDVISRRLKHHLDPPAEAEEEQGKFKRFAYPPSLILVDGGPPQVAAAQRAFDDLGVTDIALAGIAKRLEEIWLPDDEYPVILPRTSEALFLVQRLRDEAHRFAITYHRSKRGRAMQASALDGIAGLGPARRRALLDRFVTVSAIREASEEELTEVDGIGPALAANIHAALTSQQGTDQDTAQDFAVDETARDSADKDSADQDDALGLVIDMATGEILEG comes from the coding sequence ATGGCAGACCCGTCGACCTACCGCCCCGCCACCTCCACCATCCCCACCCGCCCGGGGGTGTACCGGTTCCGCGACGAGCACGGCCGCGTCATCTACGTCGGCAAGGCGAAGAACCTCCGCCAGCGCCTGGTGAACTACTTCCAGGACCTGTCGGTGCTGCACGAGCGCACCCGTCGCATGGTCACCACCGCCGCGAGCGTGGAGTGGACCGTGGTGGGCACCGAGGTCGAGGCCCTCACCCTCGAGTACACGTGGATCAAGGAGTTCGACCCGCGGTTCAACGTCAAGTTCCGCGACGACAAGTCCTACCCCTATCTCGTGCTGACGATGGGGGAGAAGGTGCCGCGCGTGCACATCACCCGTCGGCCGCGCGCGAAGGGGGACCGCACGTTCGGGCCGTACCCGCAGGTCGGCGCGATCCGCGAGACCCTCGACCTGATGCTGCGCGTGTTCCCGGTCCGCTCCTGCAGCGCCGGGGTGTACCGGCGCGCCGAGCGCTCGGGCCGGCCCTGCCTGCTGGGCTTCATCGGGAAGTGCTCCGCCCCCTGCACCGGCGAGATCTCCGAGGAGGAGCATCGACAGCTCGCCGAGCAGTTCGCGGACTTCATGGCCGGCAACACCTCCAAGTACACCCGCCGCATCGAGCAGCGGATGCGCGCCGCGGCCGCCGCGATGGACTACGAGACCGCCGCGAGCCTGCGCGACGACCTGCAGGCGCTCGAGAAGGTCATGGAGAAGAACTCCGTGGTCCTGTCCGATGCGACCGACGCCGACCTCATCGCCCTCGCCCAGGACGAGCTGGAGGCGTCCGTGCAGGTATTCCACGTGCGCGGCGGGCGCATCCGCGGTCAGCGCGGCTGGACCGCGGAGATCCTCGACGAGTCCGCCGCCCCCGACCTCGTCGAACGCGCGCTGACCACGCTGTACACCGAGGGCGACGCACCGAAGGAAGTGCTCGTCCCCGTCCTGCCCACCAACCTCGCCCAGGTGCGCGAGCTGCTCGGACCCCGCACCGACCTGCGCGTCCCGCAGCGCGGCGAGAAGAAGGACCTGCTGATCACCGTCGGCGAGAACGCGACCGAGGCGCTGCGCCTGCACCGCCTGAAGCGCACCGGCGACCTCACCGCCCGCACCAAGGCCCTCGAGGACCTGGGGGAGGCGCTGGGCATGGCGGAGCCGCCGCTGCGCATCGAGTGCTTCGACATCTCCCACTCCCAGGGCACCAACGTGGTCGGTTCCCAGGTCGTCTTCGAGGACGGGCTGCCCAAGAAGAGCGAGTACCGCCGCTACTCGGTCTCCGGCGCCGCCGCCCGCGACGACACCGCCTCGATGTACGACGTGATCTCCCGGCGCCTGAAGCACCACCTGGACCCGCCGGCGGAGGCGGAGGAGGAGCAGGGGAAGTTCAAGCGGTTCGCGTACCCGCCCTCCCTGATCCTCGTCGACGGGGGCCCGCCGCAGGTCGCCGCCGCCCAGCGCGCCTTCGACGACCTGGGCGTCACCGACATCGCGCTGGCCGGCATCGCCAAGCGCCTTGAGGAGATCTGGCTGCCGGACGACGAGTACCCGGTCATCCTGCCCCGCACCAGCGAGGCGCTGTTCCTGGTCCAGCGCCTGCGCGACGAGGCCCACCGCTTCGCCATCACCTATCACCGCTCCAAGCGCGGGCGGGCCATGCAGGCCAGCGCCCTGGACGGCATCGCCGGCCTCGGCCCGGCCCGCCGCCGCGCGCTGCTGGACCGCTTCGTCACCGTCTCCGCGATCCGCGAGGCGAGCGAGGAGGAGCTCACGGAGGTCGACGGGATCGGGCCCGCGTTGGCCGCGAACATTCACGCCGCGCTAACATCCCAGCAGGGGACCGACCAGGACACCGCTCAGGACTTCGCCGTGGACGAAACCGCCCGGGACAGCGCCGACAAGGACAGCGCCGACCAGGACGACGCGCTCGGTCTGGTGATCGACATGGCCACCGGCGAGATCCTCGAGGGCTGA
- the rapZ gene encoding RNase adapter RapZ, giving the protein MTEETAPAPGGDAPIESHGEDGRPGPGGSEEGGENRGDVVIITGLAGAGRETAAHALEDMGWYVVYNIAPQLIPTLYELRASAVGRENRFAVVVDPRSGPFFNELGEVIAQLRRADLRLRVLFLTADESTLVRRFDSVRRPHPLQGEEGVLEGIRREREMLAPYRRLADQVIDTSPLNVHQLTMKMRTLFGTSEEQRLTVTMLSFGFKYGIPLEADHVSDVRFIPNPYWVPELRPKRGTDAEVSEFVLGDANAAEFVEKYLEMIHPVLRGYSAENKHFTTLAIGCTGGKHRSVAVAEHIGDELRSAGHAVRIRHRDLGRE; this is encoded by the coding sequence GTGACCGAGGAGACCGCACCCGCCCCCGGCGGTGACGCCCCCATCGAGAGCCACGGCGAGGACGGCCGTCCCGGTCCCGGTGGCAGTGAGGAGGGCGGTGAGAACCGCGGCGACGTGGTGATCATCACCGGCCTCGCCGGCGCCGGCCGCGAGACCGCCGCCCACGCCCTGGAGGACATGGGCTGGTACGTCGTCTACAACATCGCCCCGCAGCTCATCCCCACCCTGTACGAGCTGCGTGCCAGCGCCGTCGGCCGTGAGAACCGCTTCGCGGTCGTCGTCGACCCCCGCTCCGGCCCCTTCTTCAACGAGCTCGGCGAGGTCATCGCGCAGCTGCGCCGCGCGGACCTGCGCCTGCGGGTCCTGTTCCTCACGGCCGACGAGTCCACCCTCGTGCGCCGCTTCGACTCCGTGCGCCGCCCCCACCCGCTCCAGGGCGAGGAGGGCGTGCTCGAGGGCATCCGCCGCGAGCGCGAGATGCTCGCCCCCTACCGGCGCCTCGCCGACCAGGTCATCGACACTTCGCCGCTGAACGTCCACCAGCTGACGATGAAGATGCGCACCCTCTTCGGCACCAGCGAGGAGCAGCGCCTCACCGTCACCATGCTGTCCTTCGGCTTCAAGTACGGCATCCCGCTGGAGGCCGACCACGTCAGCGACGTGCGCTTCATCCCGAACCCGTACTGGGTGCCCGAGCTGCGCCCCAAGCGCGGCACCGACGCCGAGGTCTCCGAGTTCGTGCTCGGCGACGCCAACGCCGCCGAGTTCGTCGAGAAGTACCTCGAGATGATCCACCCCGTGCTGCGCGGCTACAGCGCCGAGAACAAGCACTTCACCACCCTCGCAATAGGCTGCACGGGCGGCAAGCACCGCTCCGTCGCCGTCGCCGAGCACATCGGGGACGAGCTGCGCAGCGCCGGCCACGCCGTGCGGATCCGCCACCGCGACCTGGGGCGCGAATGA
- a CDS encoding phosphoglycerate kinase produces the protein MLKTIDSLGELRGKRVLVRADLNVPLDGTTITDDGRIRAALPTLTRLVEAGARVAVISHLGRPKGAPEEKYSLRPVVGRLGELLGQDVAFATDTVGSSAQETVAGLADGQVAVLENLRFNPGETAKTDEERLAFAQELAALGDAFVSDGFGVVHRKQASVYELATLLPAAAGELVLREVESLRKVTDEPERPFVVVLGGAKVADKLGVIDSLLGKADRILIGGGMAYTFQKALGHEVGQSLLDESKLDVVTEYMERAKANGVELVLPVDTVVAPEFSADAAPTTVAVDQIPADQEGMDIGPETSKLFGEKISDAATVFWNGPMGVFEFPTFAAGTTAVAEVLSKAPGYTVVGGGDSAAAVRNLGFDESLFDHISTGGGASLELIEGKELPGISILEEDAK, from the coding sequence GTGCTGAAGACCATCGACTCGCTCGGGGAGCTGCGCGGCAAGCGCGTGCTGGTCCGTGCCGATCTCAACGTGCCGCTGGACGGCACCACCATCACCGACGACGGCCGCATCCGCGCCGCGCTGCCCACCCTCACCCGCCTCGTCGAGGCCGGGGCCCGGGTCGCGGTGATCTCCCACCTCGGCCGCCCCAAGGGCGCGCCGGAGGAGAAGTACTCCCTGCGCCCCGTCGTCGGCCGCCTCGGCGAGCTGCTGGGCCAGGACGTCGCCTTCGCGACCGACACCGTCGGCTCCTCCGCGCAGGAGACCGTCGCCGGACTCGCCGACGGCCAGGTCGCCGTGCTCGAGAACCTGCGCTTCAACCCGGGCGAGACCGCGAAGACCGACGAGGAGCGCCTCGCCTTCGCGCAGGAGCTCGCCGCGCTCGGCGACGCCTTCGTCTCCGACGGCTTCGGCGTCGTCCACCGCAAGCAGGCCTCCGTCTACGAGCTCGCCACGCTGCTGCCCGCGGCCGCCGGCGAGCTGGTGCTGCGCGAGGTCGAGTCGCTGCGCAAGGTGACCGACGAGCCCGAGCGCCCCTTCGTGGTGGTCCTCGGCGGCGCGAAGGTCGCCGACAAGCTCGGCGTCATCGACTCGCTGCTCGGCAAGGCCGACCGCATCCTCATCGGTGGCGGCATGGCCTACACCTTCCAGAAGGCGCTCGGCCACGAGGTCGGCCAGTCGCTGCTGGACGAGAGCAAGCTCGACGTGGTCACCGAGTACATGGAGCGCGCGAAGGCCAACGGCGTGGAGCTCGTGCTCCCCGTCGACACCGTCGTGGCCCCCGAGTTCTCGGCCGACGCCGCCCCGACCACCGTCGCGGTGGATCAGATCCCCGCCGACCAGGAGGGCATGGACATAGGCCCGGAGACCTCGAAGCTCTTCGGCGAGAAGATCTCCGACGCCGCGACCGTGTTCTGGAACGGCCCCATGGGCGTGTTCGAGTTCCCGACCTTCGCCGCCGGCACCACCGCCGTCGCCGAGGTGCTCTCCAAGGCTCCGGGCTACACCGTCGTGGGCGGCGGCGACTCCGCCGCGGCCGTGCGCAACCTGGGCTTCGACGAGAGCCTGTTCGACCACATCTCCACCGGCGGCGGCGCTTCCCTCGAGCTCATCGAGGGCAAGGAGCTGCCCGGAATCTCGATCCTCGAGGAGGACGCCAAGTGA